Proteins from a genomic interval of Methanofollis formosanus:
- a CDS encoding hydrogenase maturation protease, whose amino-acid sequence MKVRVIACGNPYMGNDGVGHAVMEALSREHPELDIVDGGLGGFGLIPLMEGCDRVVIVDATTGMGAPGEVQVFDEVPSSSAFPMSLHDLGIAETLALAREVGVTAGVVVVGIEGGEIEAFSDELSPEVRAAVPEACRRVLEEVGRK is encoded by the coding sequence ATGAAGGTCAGGGTCATCGCCTGCGGCAACCCCTATATGGGCAATGACGGCGTCGGCCATGCCGTGATGGAAGCGCTCTCTCGAGAACACCCCGAACTCGATATCGTCGACGGAGGACTCGGCGGGTTCGGGCTCATCCCTCTGATGGAGGGGTGTGACCGCGTCGTCATCGTCGACGCCACGACCGGGATGGGCGCGCCCGGCGAGGTGCAGGTCTTCGATGAGGTGCCGTCGTCGTCGGCCTTCCCGATGTCCCTCCACGACCTCGGGATCGCCGAGACCCTTGCCCTCGCCCGCGAGGTCGGGGTGACGGCCGGGGTGGTCGTCGTCGGGATCGAGGGCGGCGAGATCGAGGCGTTCTCAGACGAGTTGAGTCCCGAGGTGCGGGCGGCCGTCCCCGAGGCGTGCCGCCGGGTGCTTGAAGAGGTGGGGAGGAAGTAA
- a CDS encoding glycine betaine ABC transporter substrate-binding protein yields MTQSGKISCILVTLLAVACLFAAGCTGTQDGEDGPPPAGTLQPSEPKSIAIGYVLWDSEIASTNVIKQVFEKAGYDVRLIAVDAAPLYQGLSKGEFDFTVSSWLPRTHGSYMEKFGDRIDEVGRNMNGTRIGLVVPTYVTIDSIEEMNGVKDKFDGTITGIEPGAGIMAATEEAIEEYGLDSELVYSSSAGMASALRKAVQNEEWIVVTGWTPHWKFARWDLKYLEDPKGVYGGEEYVATLARTGLAEDDPEAYAILQRFFWTPEDMQAVMLDIDDGMSETEAAKKWLDDHPDQVDAWFGKA; encoded by the coding sequence ATGACACAATCCGGAAAAATTTCATGTATCCTTGTCACGCTCCTGGCCGTTGCATGTCTTTTCGCCGCCGGGTGCACCGGCACCCAGGACGGCGAGGACGGGCCTCCCCCTGCCGGGACTCTGCAGCCTTCCGAACCGAAATCGATCGCCATCGGCTACGTCCTCTGGGACTCCGAGATCGCGAGCACCAATGTGATCAAGCAGGTCTTTGAGAAGGCGGGCTACGATGTCAGACTCATCGCGGTCGATGCCGCCCCCCTGTACCAGGGGCTCTCGAAAGGCGAGTTCGACTTCACCGTCTCTTCGTGGCTGCCACGGACGCACGGGAGTTATATGGAGAAGTTCGGTGACCGGATCGACGAGGTCGGGAGAAACATGAACGGCACCAGGATCGGCCTGGTCGTCCCGACCTATGTGACCATCGACTCCATCGAGGAGATGAACGGTGTCAAGGACAAGTTCGACGGCACAATCACCGGTATCGAACCGGGTGCCGGGATCATGGCCGCGACCGAGGAGGCGATCGAGGAGTACGGCCTCGACTCTGAACTCGTCTACAGTTCGAGCGCCGGGATGGCCTCGGCCCTCAGGAAGGCGGTGCAGAACGAGGAGTGGATCGTGGTCACCGGGTGGACCCCGCACTGGAAGTTCGCCCGCTGGGACTTGAAGTACCTCGAGGACCCGAAGGGGGTCTATGGCGGCGAGGAGTACGTCGCCACCCTGGCCAGGACGGGCCTGGCAGAGGACGACCCCGAGGCCTATGCGATCCTCCAGCGCTTCTTCTGGACCCCTGAGGACATGCAGGCGGTGATGCTCGATATCGACGACGGCATGTCGGAGACCGAGGCCGCGAAGAAGTGGCTCGACGACCACCCAGACCAGGTCGACGCCTGGTTCGGGAAGGCATAA
- a CDS encoding glycine betaine ABC transporter substrate-binding protein, with protein MRKTSTILVVGLLAVACVLTAGCTGGGGDGSTVEKKATLVSTPYGTEQSSACVLKEVLGEAGYDITLKEVDVGIAWSGVANGDADFFVGAWLPTCHGNYLEKYEDKLDFVRKNLVGTRCGLAVPEYVAIDSIDELNAARDKFGGKIIGVEPGAGIMQGTDEAIEKYGLDYTLQSGSEVGMLASLKSAIDRDEWIVVTAWSPHWKFIRWDLKYLDDPENVYGGEEYIVTYTRKGLKDEMPDLYAVLERFTWTPEDMASVMYDMEENDMTAEDAAHTWIDAHPEQVEAWIGSAA; from the coding sequence ATGAGAAAAACCAGCACGATTCTTGTTGTCGGCCTCCTGGCCGTTGCCTGTGTCCTTACTGCCGGATGTACCGGCGGCGGAGGGGACGGAAGTACCGTCGAGAAAAAAGCGACCCTTGTCAGCACCCCCTACGGGACCGAACAGTCGAGTGCCTGTGTGCTCAAAGAGGTGCTCGGAGAGGCCGGATACGACATCACGCTCAAAGAGGTCGATGTCGGTATCGCGTGGTCCGGCGTCGCAAACGGCGATGCGGATTTCTTTGTCGGGGCATGGCTCCCGACGTGCCACGGCAATTATCTGGAAAAGTATGAGGACAAACTCGATTTTGTACGGAAAAATCTCGTCGGGACACGGTGCGGTCTGGCCGTCCCCGAGTATGTCGCCATCGACTCCATCGATGAACTGAATGCCGCCAGAGACAAATTCGGCGGGAAGATCATCGGCGTCGAACCCGGCGCCGGGATCATGCAGGGCACCGACGAGGCGATCGAGAAGTACGGTCTTGATTATACGCTCCAGTCTGGCAGCGAGGTGGGGATGCTTGCGTCGCTGAAGTCCGCGATCGACCGGGACGAGTGGATCGTGGTCACCGCATGGTCGCCGCACTGGAAGTTCATCAGATGGGACCTGAAGTACCTCGACGATCCCGAGAATGTCTATGGCGGCGAGGAGTATATCGTCACCTATACCCGGAAAGGACTCAAGGACGAGATGCCCGATCTCTATGCCGTCCTGGAGCGCTTCACCTGGACGCCCGAAGATATGGCCTCGGTGATGTACGACATGGAAGAGAACGACATGACGGCCGAAGACGCCGCTCATACATGGATCGACGCCCATCCCGAGCAGGTCGAGGCCTGGATCGGGTCGGCGGCCTGA
- a CDS encoding glycine betaine ABC transporter substrate-binding protein produces MKQHSTLKFLLCGLLAVALVLSAGCTGTGNADAQPSEQKSISIGYVLWDSEIASTNVIKQVFEKAGYDVTITAVDAAPLYQAIASGDVDCTVSAWLPKTQEAYMDEFGDRLDFVGKNLEGAKIGLVVPSYVTIDSIEEMNEVEDKFSGKIVGIDAGAGVMKNTEDAIEAYGLEYDLVYSSSAGMASALKKSVDRAEWIVVTGWTPHWKFARWDLKYLDDPKGVFGGEEYIGTLARTGLAEDDPEAYGILKRFSWTPEDMESVMLDIEDGMSHEDAAKKWIDAHPEQVDAWLGRA; encoded by the coding sequence ATGAAACAGCACAGCACACTCAAATTCCTCCTCTGCGGCCTCCTCGCCGTTGCACTCGTCCTCAGCGCCGGGTGCACCGGTACCGGGAACGCAGACGCACAGCCTTCGGAACAGAAATCAATCTCCATCGGCTACGTCCTCTGGGACTCCGAGATCGCGAGCACCAACGTGATCAAGCAGGTCTTCGAGAAGGCCGGGTATGACGTCACCATCACCGCCGTCGACGCCGCCCCGCTCTACCAGGCGATCGCCAGCGGCGACGTGGACTGCACCGTCTCGGCCTGGCTCCCGAAGACGCAGGAGGCCTATATGGACGAATTCGGGGACCGCCTCGACTTTGTCGGGAAGAACCTCGAAGGCGCGAAGATCGGTCTGGTCGTCCCGTCCTATGTGACCATCGACTCCATCGAGGAGATGAACGAGGTCGAGGACAAGTTCAGCGGGAAGATCGTCGGCATCGACGCGGGTGCCGGGGTCATGAAGAACACCGAGGACGCGATCGAGGCATATGGCCTCGAGTATGATCTCGTCTACAGTTCGAGCGCCGGCATGGCCTCAGCCCTGAAGAAGTCGGTCGACCGTGCCGAGTGGATCGTGGTCACCGGGTGGACCCCGCACTGGAAGTTCGCCCGCTGGGACCTGAAGTACCTCGACGACCCGAAGGGCGTCTTCGGCGGCGAGGAGTACATCGGCACCCTGGCCCGGACAGGCCTGGCAGAGGACGACCCCGAGGCCTACGGGATCCTCAAACGCTTCTCCTGGACTCCCGAGGACATGGAGTCGGTGATGCTCGATATCGAGGACGGTATGTCCCATGAGGACGCCGCGAAGAAGTGGATCGACGCCCACCCCGAGCAGGTCGATGCCTGGCTCGGGAGGGCATGA
- a CDS encoding ABC transporter permease, translating into MNGFELPKIPLGDAVEALVEWIEINFAVVLDMISDGLDWIIEGIKDLLLLLPPPVFIALAAVLVWVVTRRDTKLAIGSALGLLLIWDLQLWSLAMETLALVLASTLFALIIGIPTGIFAARSETVHKLVKPCLDFMQTMPAFVYLIPAVVFFGLGNVPGMIATVVFAMPPVVRLTALGIQQVPKELTELADAFGTTERQKLIKVQLPVALPTIMAGINQCIMMALSMVVIAAMIGAQGLGYKVLEGIQRLDIGLGFEGGLAIVIIAIILDRVTQSLAPTRTER; encoded by the coding sequence ATGAACGGCTTCGAACTCCCCAAAATCCCGCTCGGCGACGCCGTCGAGGCCCTCGTCGAGTGGATCGAGATCAACTTCGCTGTCGTCCTGGACATGATCAGCGACGGCCTGGACTGGATCATCGAAGGGATCAAGGACCTCCTCCTCCTCCTGCCGCCGCCGGTCTTCATCGCCCTCGCGGCGGTGCTCGTCTGGGTGGTCACCAGACGCGACACCAAACTCGCGATCGGTTCGGCGCTCGGGCTTCTGCTCATCTGGGACCTGCAACTCTGGTCCCTGGCGATGGAGACGCTCGCGCTGGTCCTGGCGTCCACGCTCTTTGCGCTCATCATCGGGATCCCGACCGGGATCTTTGCGGCGCGCTCGGAGACCGTGCATAAACTCGTCAAGCCGTGTCTCGACTTCATGCAGACGATGCCTGCCTTCGTCTACCTCATCCCCGCGGTGGTCTTCTTCGGCCTGGGCAACGTCCCCGGCATGATCGCCACCGTCGTCTTTGCGATGCCGCCGGTGGTCAGGCTCACCGCCCTCGGGATCCAGCAGGTGCCCAAAGAACTGACCGAACTCGCCGACGCCTTCGGGACCACCGAGAGACAGAAGTTGATCAAGGTCCAGCTCCCGGTCGCCCTGCCCACGATCATGGCCGGCATCAACCAGTGCATCATGATGGCCCTCTCGATGGTGGTCATCGCCGCCATGATCGGGGCCCAGGGTCTCGGGTACAAGGTGCTGGAAGGGATCCAGCGTCTCGACATCGGCCTCGGGTTCGAGGGCGGTCTTGCGATCGTGATCATCGCGATCATCCTCGACCGCGTCACCCAGAGCCTGGCGCCCACGCGCACCGAACGATAA
- a CDS encoding quaternary amine ABC transporter ATP-binding protein, with the protein MVKPKLIIKSLYKIFGKHPLDATPLIKEGRSKEEILEKTGQTVGLRDVNLSVEEGEIFVIMGLSGSGKSTLLRCANRLIDPTSGEILIDGTDIASLDEDALRDVRRKKLGMVFQNFALLPHRSVIENVAFGLEVQGMPEDARREKAKKTIEMVGLAGYEESMPDQLSGGMKQRVGLARALASDPDILLMDEAFSALDPIIRTGMQDELLDLQNDLNKTIIFVTHDLDEALKLGNRIALMKDGAVVQVGTPEDILTSPADEYVASFVAGVDMTKVLTAEGVMKPPDPVVSIVSGPRVALKLMEDHGISTIFAVGKGRVLKGLVTVEDAVAAARAKKTNIEEILLTETPVTSPDTPVRDLMGLVATSQYPVAVVDGCNRLKGVIVRGSLLGALDVTGNGEEEAA; encoded by the coding sequence ATGGTAAAACCCAAACTCATCATCAAGTCACTGTATAAAATTTTTGGAAAACACCCCCTCGACGCCACCCCTCTCATCAAGGAAGGACGGTCCAAAGAAGAGATCCTGGAAAAGACCGGGCAGACCGTCGGCCTCAGGGACGTGAACCTCTCGGTCGAAGAAGGCGAAATATTTGTGATCATGGGCCTCTCGGGCTCAGGCAAGTCCACTCTTCTCAGGTGTGCAAACCGGCTCATCGACCCGACGTCGGGTGAGATCCTCATCGACGGCACCGACATCGCCTCGCTTGACGAGGACGCCCTCAGAGACGTGCGGCGGAAGAAACTCGGTATGGTCTTCCAGAACTTCGCCCTGCTCCCCCACCGCAGCGTCATCGAGAACGTCGCCTTCGGCCTGGAAGTCCAGGGGATGCCCGAAGATGCACGGCGCGAGAAGGCGAAGAAGACCATCGAGATGGTCGGGCTTGCCGGCTACGAGGAGAGCATGCCCGACCAACTCTCCGGCGGGATGAAACAGCGGGTCGGCCTGGCCCGTGCCCTGGCGAGCGACCCCGACATCCTCCTGATGGACGAGGCCTTCAGCGCTCTCGACCCCATTATCAGGACCGGGATGCAGGACGAACTCCTCGACCTCCAGAACGACCTGAACAAGACGATCATCTTCGTCACCCACGACCTCGACGAGGCCCTCAAACTCGGGAACCGGATCGCCCTGATGAAGGACGGCGCCGTCGTCCAGGTCGGCACGCCCGAGGATATCCTCACCTCGCCGGCCGACGAGTACGTGGCAAGTTTCGTCGCCGGGGTCGACATGACCAAGGTGCTCACCGCGGAAGGGGTCATGAAGCCCCCCGACCCGGTGGTCTCGATCGTCTCCGGTCCCAGGGTCGCCCTGAAACTGATGGAAGACCACGGGATCTCGACGATCTTCGCGGTCGGGAAGGGACGGGTCCTGAAGGGCCTGGTGACCGTCGAGGACGCCGTCGCGGCGGCCCGCGCGAAGAAGACGAACATCGAGGAGATCCTGCTCACCGAAACCCCGGTCACGAGCCCCGACACCCCGGTCCGCGACCTGATGGGCCTGGTGGCCACGAGTCAGTACCCGGTCGCGGTCGTCGACGGGTGCAACCGGCTCAAGGGCGTCATCGTCAGGGGCTCGCTCCTCGGCGCCCTGGACGTCACCGGCAACGGTGAGGAGGAAGCGGCATGA
- a CDS encoding amino acid-binding protein, with product MKIEVKDAPGQLVGALQPISEVGGNIMAVIHEWDPTLRPKTRVVQVVLEITDERLDDLVRTLKERGVSILGIGEERLLMKRSVIMIGHIMHTDLSDTVGSIDRTGYAEVVEMHVTMPGINQRSSALLTISATNEDNMERAMEILRAVAREKDLLLVETMGEAA from the coding sequence ATGAAGATCGAGGTAAAAGATGCCCCCGGGCAACTTGTGGGCGCCTTGCAGCCGATCTCTGAGGTCGGCGGGAACATCATGGCGGTGATCCATGAGTGGGATCCCACCCTGAGGCCGAAGACGCGGGTCGTCCAGGTGGTCCTGGAGATCACGGACGAGCGTCTCGACGACCTTGTCAGGACGCTCAAGGAACGGGGTGTCTCGATCCTGGGGATCGGGGAGGAACGGCTCCTGATGAAGCGGAGCGTCATCATGATCGGGCATATCATGCATACCGACCTCTCCGATACGGTCGGGTCGATCGACCGGACCGGGTATGCCGAGGTGGTGGAGATGCATGTGACCATGCCGGGCATCAACCAGCGTTCCTCGGCCCTCCTCACGATATCTGCAACCAACGAGGACAATATGGAACGCGCGATGGAGATCCTCAGGGCGGTGGCCAGGGAGAAGGATCTGCTCCTGGTCGAGACGATGGGGGAGGCCGCATGA
- a CDS encoding homoserine dehydrogenase gives MRVAVLGMGSVGRGVVAVIAEKGLGLTVTGLADSKSGLIEPEGIDLAAALERKRVSGRCGDPAISAMEIVKRGDYDVLVEVTPTDIESGEPGFTAIRTALSMGKHVVTSNKGPLALRFRELMGLAGEHGVQLRYEATVCGAIPIIQTLQHGLAGNTVQAVYGVMNGTCNYILTRMADEGLTYEQALDEAREMGYAEADPTFDVKGIDAALKLVILANTIWKNGATLADVDCTGIDLLTVEALSLADKKNCTIRLIGEVVPEKGLLRVSPRILPKKHPLVVRDNLNAVTVVTDLAGAVTEVGKGAGSVETASAVIGDLLFIKNCHVEGH, from the coding sequence ATGAGAGTCGCGGTCCTTGGGATGGGGTCGGTCGGCCGCGGCGTCGTCGCGGTGATCGCCGAGAAAGGGCTCGGGCTCACGGTCACCGGGCTTGCCGATTCGAAGAGCGGGCTGATCGAGCCCGAGGGTATCGACCTTGCGGCCGCCCTCGAGCGGAAGAGGGTGTCCGGGCGCTGCGGTGACCCGGCGATCTCGGCGATGGAGATCGTAAAACGCGGCGATTACGACGTCCTGGTGGAGGTGACCCCCACCGATATCGAGAGCGGGGAGCCCGGCTTCACCGCGATCAGGACGGCCCTCTCGATGGGGAAGCATGTGGTCACTTCGAACAAGGGGCCGCTCGCGCTCAGGTTCAGGGAACTGATGGGCCTTGCCGGGGAGCACGGGGTGCAGCTGCGGTACGAGGCGACGGTCTGCGGGGCGATCCCGATCATCCAGACGCTCCAGCACGGGCTTGCCGGGAACACGGTCCAGGCGGTCTACGGGGTCATGAACGGCACCTGCAACTATATTCTCACCAGGATGGCCGACGAGGGGCTCACCTACGAGCAGGCCCTCGACGAGGCGCGGGAGATGGGGTATGCCGAGGCCGACCCGACCTTCGACGTGAAGGGGATCGACGCCGCCTTGAAACTGGTCATCCTGGCCAATACGATCTGGAAGAACGGCGCCACCCTGGCCGACGTCGACTGCACGGGCATCGACCTCCTGACGGTGGAGGCCCTCTCCCTTGCTGATAAGAAGAACTGCACCATCAGGCTCATCGGCGAGGTGGTGCCCGAGAAGGGGCTGCTCAGGGTCTCCCCCAGGATCCTCCCGAAGAAACACCCGCTGGTCGTCCGCGACAACCTCAACGCGGTGACCGTGGTCACCGACCTGGCCGGGGCGGTCACCGAGGTCGGGAAGGGGGCGGGGTCGGTCGAGACGGCGAGTGCGGTCATCGGCGATCTGCTCTTCATCAAGAACTGTCATGTCGAGGGTCATTGA
- a CDS encoding sugar-specific transcriptional regulator TrmB, translating to MSRVIERRRELLAVMRRLTLERGHFTVPEVMELCTLPRSTVQDWVTRLLEEGCLVQKEERRGRHPAVYAAASALPASACRRIFTTVDGDLVECYHECMSSGCAAFCAYHHALAGGPLVHVQRDGTLLRECGVISEHDDVEIGLAPLSAVGVVGIRREGDEIVQRIRCVGGPAYSLTDQMAEAEGVCGVEARQRGRTIEGEVRTRALVHLGIGVDDTDAPGGGATFALALALLQHLSTIRGVIPIGHQVAMLKPDLPERTAGNSCSYIELAVEPGRVEEVTDRAVRFVSAEALSPEWGIAVREGFRLLPALRGFGVRARKERVTPDEARDLAAESGILLQGGRGVVGALAAVALRGVPVGALLDPFAGIDEGLK from the coding sequence ATGTCGAGGGTCATTGAGAGGCGGCGGGAACTTCTCGCCGTGATGCGCAGGCTGACACTGGAACGGGGACACTTCACGGTCCCCGAGGTGATGGAACTCTGCACGCTCCCGCGGAGCACGGTCCAGGACTGGGTGACCAGGCTCCTCGAGGAGGGATGTCTCGTGCAAAAGGAGGAGCGGCGCGGCCGGCACCCGGCGGTCTATGCGGCGGCGTCGGCCCTACCGGCGAGTGCGTGCCGCCGGATCTTCACGACGGTCGACGGCGACCTGGTGGAGTGCTATCACGAGTGCATGAGCAGCGGGTGTGCGGCCTTCTGTGCGTATCATCATGCCCTGGCCGGCGGGCCGCTGGTGCATGTGCAGCGGGACGGGACGTTGCTGCGCGAGTGCGGGGTCATCTCAGAGCACGACGACGTCGAGATCGGGCTTGCCCCGCTGTCGGCGGTCGGGGTGGTCGGGATCAGGCGCGAGGGCGACGAGATCGTGCAGCGGATCCGGTGCGTCGGCGGCCCGGCCTACTCGCTCACCGACCAGATGGCCGAGGCCGAGGGAGTCTGCGGAGTCGAGGCGCGGCAGCGCGGCCGGACGATCGAGGGCGAGGTGCGGACGCGGGCCCTGGTCCATCTCGGGATCGGGGTCGACGATACCGACGCACCCGGGGGGGGCGCGACCTTCGCCCTGGCCCTCGCTCTCCTCCAGCACCTGAGCACCATCAGGGGGGTGATCCCGATCGGTCACCAGGTAGCGATGCTCAAGCCCGACCTGCCCGAGCGGACGGCCGGGAACTCGTGCAGTTACATCGAACTCGCGGTGGAGCCCGGCAGGGTCGAGGAGGTCACGGATCGGGCGGTCCGTTTTGTCTCGGCCGAGGCGCTCTCCCCTGAGTGGGGGATCGCGGTCAGGGAGGGGTTCAGGCTCCTCCCGGCCCTCCGAGGCTTTGGGGTGCGGGCACGCAAAGAGCGGGTCACCCCTGACGAGGCGAGGGACCTCGCGGCCGAGAGCGGCATCCTCCTCCAGGGCGGACGGGGGGTCGTCGGCGCCCTGGCGGCGGTGGCGCTGCGGGGGGTGCCGGTTGGGGCGTTGCTGGACCCATTCGCGGGGATTGATGAAGGGCTGAAATAA
- a CDS encoding agmatine deiminase family protein gives MVALLIPSGSARLDPPNPEEAADPPSWRFPGEFEEQSAVWLGWLTKEYIRGYHTDDVMVEIVQALHPHVHLRICVPDAAQQEHVLAVLAEHNIPTENISFYEKNFTMLYWRDFGPIFTVNEKGEKRIVDCAFNCWGYFAQSDVQSRMMERIDRDVAADMGLESVMTRLVSEGGDREFNGKGTLIVTESCEFQRNPNLAREEIEDEFKRLFGVRNIIWLKQGLVDDDRYDTTTIPGPNGVGVAYRTASANNHVDEYCRFVSPDTVLLAEVPAEEAANDPVAAENRRRMEANYQILKNAVDQDGNPFKIVRMPVPDMVYFTATPEDEAYASLVAYANYADGTAFPYGRPVTVVPAQSYCNFLISNGVVLGQKYWMPDMGMPESLKKKDQEAERILQSLFPDREVVMINTIPINFGGGGIHCSTQQEP, from the coding sequence GTGGTTGCATTGCTGATACCGTCAGGAAGCGCCCGTCTCGATCCCCCGAACCCGGAAGAGGCCGCAGATCCCCCCTCCTGGAGGTTCCCTGGCGAATTCGAGGAGCAGAGTGCGGTCTGGCTCGGATGGCTGACCAAGGAGTACATCCGCGGGTATCATACCGACGACGTGATGGTGGAGATCGTCCAGGCCCTCCATCCGCATGTGCATCTCCGCATCTGTGTACCTGATGCGGCGCAGCAGGAACACGTGCTCGCCGTCCTTGCCGAACACAACATCCCGACCGAGAACATCTCATTCTACGAGAAGAATTTCACCATGCTCTACTGGCGCGACTTCGGCCCGATCTTCACGGTGAACGAGAAGGGGGAGAAGCGCATCGTCGATTGTGCATTCAACTGCTGGGGCTATTTCGCCCAGAGTGACGTCCAGTCGCGCATGATGGAGCGGATCGACCGGGATGTGGCGGCCGACATGGGACTGGAGAGCGTCATGACGCGGCTGGTCAGCGAGGGGGGAGACCGCGAGTTCAATGGAAAAGGTACGCTGATCGTCACCGAGTCCTGCGAGTTCCAGCGGAACCCGAACCTCGCGCGCGAAGAGATCGAAGACGAGTTCAAGCGTCTCTTCGGGGTACGCAATATCATCTGGCTGAAGCAGGGCCTCGTCGATGACGACCGCTACGACACGACGACTATTCCGGGCCCGAACGGCGTCGGCGTCGCCTACCGCACCGCCTCGGCCAACAACCACGTGGACGAGTATTGCCGCTTCGTCTCGCCCGACACCGTCCTGCTCGCCGAGGTGCCCGCGGAGGAGGCGGCAAACGATCCGGTGGCCGCCGAGAACCGGCGCCGGATGGAGGCGAACTACCAGATCCTGAAGAACGCCGTCGATCAGGACGGGAACCCGTTCAAGATCGTCCGCATGCCGGTGCCCGACATGGTCTACTTCACCGCCACGCCCGAGGACGAGGCATATGCCAGTCTTGTGGCGTACGCGAACTATGCCGACGGCACGGCCTTCCCGTACGGCCGGCCCGTAACGGTCGTGCCCGCACAGAGTTACTGCAACTTCCTCATCTCCAACGGGGTTGTCCTCGGCCAGAAGTACTGGATGCCCGATATGGGGATGCCTGAGTCGCTCAAAAAGAAAGACCAGGAGGCGGAACGCATTCTCCAGTCACTCTTCCCTGACCGCGAAGTGGTCATGATCAACACCATCCCGATCAATTTCGGCGGCGGGGGCATCCACTGCTCCACGCAACAGGAACCCTGA
- a CDS encoding DNA-deoxyinosine glycosylase yields MSGLPPVVGPSPIILVLGSFPSVVSLRVREYYGNPRNGFWRVMEALFGVPADRSYAERLEGLKAAGIALWDVVGACTRDGSSDASIREVAANDIPGFLDRHPTVCIIALNGRAAEHWLRRVHPTVWERPGVRVLALPSTSPANARLTIEEKTEAWRAVVRTGAGTKV; encoded by the coding sequence ATGAGCGGCCTCCCCCCGGTCGTCGGTCCGTCGCCGATCATTCTCGTGCTCGGCAGTTTCCCGAGCGTCGTCTCGCTCCGCGTCCGGGAATACTACGGCAACCCGCGCAACGGGTTCTGGCGGGTGATGGAGGCGCTCTTCGGGGTGCCGGCCGACCGCTCCTATGCCGAACGGCTGGAAGGGCTGAAGGCGGCCGGGATCGCGCTCTGGGACGTCGTCGGGGCGTGCACGCGGGACGGGAGCAGCGACGCCTCGATCCGGGAGGTGGCGGCAAACGACATCCCCGGGTTCCTCGACCGCCACCCGACCGTCTGCATCATCGCCCTCAACGGCCGGGCGGCGGAACACTGGCTCCGGCGCGTCCACCCCACCGTATGGGAGCGCCCGGGCGTGCGGGTGCTCGCCCTCCCCTCGACCAGTCCGGCGAACGCCCGTCTCACCATCGAAGAGAAGACCGAGGCATGGCGGGCGGTGGTGCGGACGGGCGCAGGCACGAAGGTTTAA